From the genome of Candidatus Beckwithbacteria bacterium:
TCAACTGAGCTTACTGTTTGGGCAGTAGATAAAGCTTTATTCGAGCTAGTTGATGAAAATCTAGGCAGTATCTTTGACACTTTTTGGCATGAACGCTATGAAACTACCAGCTCAACCCATTCACTTCAGGGCATTTATGTTTCCACTGCAGAAAGAGGTGGAGGCTGTTTTGGGGCTGGGACTAGAGTACTGATGGCAGATGGGACAGAAAAACCAATTGAAGATATTAAGACTGATGATTGGATTTTAACCAGAACTAGTGAGAATGATCACAATCTGGTAAAAGCTCAAGTCAGCGGGATTCACCATGTGACCGAAACCGGCTACTTGCTAGTCAATAACCATTTAAAGGTAACTCCCAATCATAAACTTTTTATCAATGGAACTTGGCAGGAAGCCTCTTATTTGCAAACTGGGAGTAAATTACTTAGCAATACAGGAAAAGAAGAAACTGTTAGATCAATTGAATTTATTCGTGATCAAATTCAGGTTTATAACCTCAGCGTTGATCATTATCAGACTTATTTTGCTGATGGGGTTTGGGTTCATAACCAAAAAGGTGAAGCCAGGTCGGTCTTTAAAGATACAGCCTATTGGAATCCAACTGTGCAAACAGATGAGAGTGGTCGAGCCAGTGTCAGTTTCAAACTACCTGATAATTTGACTACTTGGGTCGTAGCTGCGGTCGGAGCAACTCAGGCTACACAAGTTGGCCAAAATACACAAGAACTAATAGTCAGTAAAGAAGTGATTGTCAGACCGGCCTTACCTAATATTTTACGAGTTGGAGACAAAGCTATGGTCTATGCTTTAGTACAAAACTTTACCGAAAATGAACAAAAGTTTATGGTCGATTTAGAATTTGATGCTGGAACTGTTAAAAATGCAACTTACTCTGGTATTTTGCTGAAAGCTAATGAAAGTAAAAAACTGGCTTGGGATCTGATTCCACAACAGATTACTCCAGAATCAAAATTGACTTTTTCAGTCTGGAATCCAGATAATCTCAAAGCCTCAGATACTGTGGTACAAACTTTACCTATCTGGCGTTATGGCTTTTTAGATACCAGAGGTCAGGTAGGTCAGGGGAATAGTAATTTTACGCTGTCTCTAGATGATGATCTTGATCAAAGTTTAAGCTCGGTGACTGTTTCTTTATCACCTAGTCTTATTGGGATGTTGCCTACAGCAATGGAATATCTGCTGCATTACCCTTATGGTTGCAGTGAACAAACTACCTCCTCAATCGTACCAGCGATTGTGGCTAAAACGTACCCAGATATTTTTGCCAGCACTTTGGAGAAAAAAAGAACCATGATTGATAAAACACTGGAGCAGGGGCTGAAACGCTTGCAAGATTACCAGCATAATGATGGTGGTTGGGGATGGTGGCACAACGATAGTTCCAATTATTTTATCTCAGCTTATGTAGTTGAACACTTATTGGCTGCCCAGAAAGCTGGGATTACGGTCGAACCAAGCATGATCGAAAATGCCAAGTCTTATTTTGCTTCGGACTCTAAGCCTACTGACCTGACCGAGCAAAGTGCTAAGTTTTATGGCAATAGCCTTTTAGGTAATCTTCCAGATGTGGTAACTGATTTTAAAAATATGACCCCAGACATACTAGCTTTAGCAGTTATGGCTTATGAAAATTATAATGAGCCTAATGCCAAAGCAACTAAAGCTTTAGAGCAGATGGCTCAAACTCAAGGAGAAGAGGTTTTTTGGCAAGCAGGCTCTAAAAAATATTTTGCTTCAACGGATGCTTCAACAGCCTTAGCTATAAAAGCACTGATCCAGGCAAATGGAGATCAGGATCTAATTAAAAAAGGATTACGCTACTTAGCCAGACGACGACATAATTATTACTGGTCCAACACCTTTGCTACCAATCAAGTTATTGAAGCGGTGATGATGGCAGCACAAACTAGCAATGAGCTTACACCAAACTATACATATCAAATAAACTTAGATGGCAAAACTTTAAGTTCTGGCCAAGTTAGCAGTCCAAGTCAAACTATTCCGGACATAGAGCTGGATTTGGCAGCTATCAAAAAAGGCGGCTCTGATTTAGCCATAGTTCAAAATGGAAGTGGCCAACTCTATAGCACCATTGTGTATAAAGAATTCCATACTGATCCTAAAACTCAGGCTCGCAGCAATAGTCTGACACTGACTCGAAGCTATGAAAATCAGAAAGGGTCACAATACAATTTGGCAGTTGGAGATGTCGTGACTGTTAAATTAGAGCTATCAGGTTTGGCAGGAGAAGAATATTATGGAGTCATTGAAGATCAGTTGCCAGCCGGTTTGATTCCTATCAATGAAAACTTTAAAAACCAAGAACGCAGTCAGGATAGCTACTATGCTGGCAAAGAAGTGACTCAAAATGGCATGATCTTATCGCTTTACCACGTCAGGTCAGGGACTACAACCTATACTTATCAGGCAAGAGCGGTCAGTGCTGGAGAATTTTTAACTCCACCGGCTACAGCATCTTTAATGTATGCGCCAGAAATCAATGCCCGAACTAGCTCAGAAATCATTACCATTGCCGCTGAGTCTAAAGTTGATCTTAGTAAAGCCGCTCTTATCAAACTCAAGGATTGGGAAAACTTTAAAATGCCAGTTCAGCTCTCAAAAAAAATGATTGCCGGAATTTTAACTTTTCTAGGAATAGTTAGTATTGTTGGGGCTTATATCTTAAAACACAAAAAACACCGAGCTCGTAAAGCAGTCTTTTTCGAACACGAAGAAAAAGAAGAACAGAAAGAAGAAGAAAATTCGGATAACAATATCTAGCTATATGATCACTTATGAAATTACAGCGGTTGAGAGTTTTTAGCATTCTTCCGGTTTTTTTATTTGCCTTATATCTAAGTCTTAAACCTCATCCACTTGTTCAACCAGCAGTCCAGGGTGCAAGTCAAAGTAAACAGGAAATTACTTGCGTGCACCAAGTCCGTTTTTTTGAGCCCCAACTTTTTTTTGAGGGAATTAAAGCCAATAAATCGAGAGAACAAGCTAGTGTATTAAGCAATATAAGAGGAGGGATTATTCCTCATCATTTATTGGCTAGTCAGATTTTAGCTGAGTTTTTTCAAATTTTAGGTGGGCAAGATATTGAGACAGTGATTTTATTGGGTCCCAATCATTATGAAACAGGTGAAAGTAAAATTTTAACCAGTGCTTGTGCCTGGCAAAGTCCGGTTGGGCAAGTGGAGCCAGACATAGCAATCATTGAAAAATTAACTAAAAATGAAGTTGTGACTCCTGACGAAACTGTGATTGATAATGAACATTCAGTGTCAGGACTCATGCCTTATATTGCCACTTTTTTACCAAAAGCTAAAGTTGTGCCGATAGTTTTGAGCGCTACTTTATCAAAAGAAGAACTAGAAAATTTGATAGCTAATTTAGCTTTAGTAACAAATCAAAAAACAGTAGTTGTGGCTTCAGTTGATTTCTCGCACAATTTAGACAGTGCTCATGCTGCTGCCAATGACCAGCTGACCCTTAGATTAATCAAACAAAAAAACTACAATGAGCTCATGAGCCTTGATAACCGCTATCTTGATAGTCCAGTATGCATTGTTACCTTAGTTAGTCTTATGGATAGCTTAGGAGCGAGTCAAAGCAGAGTACTGCAAAACACAAATTCTGGTGAGTTATATAATCAGCCCAATGTGGCTGGTACTAGCTATGCTAGCATTTTGTACTACTAAAAGCTTGAGTACAATTCTTCATCTAATCTTCATTCGTGTTTGCTATACTAAGCAAGATTGCTCCTTTAAACGTGGTTTCTGTTTTTTAAAAAATAACCACAAAATATCCTTATAAGAAAGGAGGTAGATATTTATGACACAAACAAATCTTATTAAAGCGATCCAACTAGAACTTAATGAAA
Proteins encoded in this window:
- the amrB gene encoding AmmeMemoRadiSam system protein B; the encoded protein is MKLQRLRVFSILPVFLFALYLSLKPHPLVQPAVQGASQSKQEITCVHQVRFFEPQLFFEGIKANKSREQASVLSNIRGGIIPHHLLASQILAEFFQILGGQDIETVILLGPNHYETGESKILTSACAWQSPVGQVEPDIAIIEKLTKNEVVTPDETVIDNEHSVSGLMPYIATFLPKAKVVPIVLSATLSKEELENLIANLALVTNQKTVVVASVDFSHNLDSAHAAANDQLTLRLIKQKNYNELMSLDNRYLDSPVCIVTLVSLMDSLGASQSRVLQNTNSGELYNQPNVAGTSYASILYY